From the Terriglobia bacterium genome, the window GCGCCAGAGCTGGATTCGATAAGCGATCCTCGCGTGGCGGAATGTACGTGGGAAGCGGATCGAGGTCCTTCAGCCGGTCGGAGTAGAACTCGCATTTGCCGGACGGTGTCGGAAAGCCGCCCTTGGCAAACGGGGCATCGCCGATTCCGAGAGACATCCAGCCTTTTTCTTCCAACTTCTCCAAGCTGATTCCTTGCACACCGTGCAGCGCCTGGCGGACGAGGTCTTCATCGGTATCTCTGAATGCAGGCTCATCGAATCCCATGCGGGCGGCAAGCAGACGGAAGATCTCGGTATTCGGCTTACTCTCTCCCTGGGCCTCAATGGCGGGAGTATTCAACATCGAGTAGGTGTGACCATATGACCTGTGAATATCGAGATGCTCCAGTTGCGTCGTCGCCGGAAGCAGAATGTCGGCGTAATCCGCCGTGTCGGTCTGAAAGTGCTCGAGCACGACCGTAAACAGATCCTCGCGTTTGAAACCCGCCAATACGCGCTGCTGGTTCGGAGCAACCGCGCCCGGATTGCTGTTGTAGACAATGATCGCGCGAACCGGAGGGACGGCATTCGTGAGCGCCTCACCCAGCTGGCTCATGTTGATGGTTCGAGGATGTCCCTGAATCAAATCAGGCCGTTCGAGCCCGGCGTTGTCGTATTTGAAGAACCCGCTGGTGCTGAGAACTGCGCCCCCGCCGGGATAACGCCACGATCCGAGGAGCGCCGGAAGGCAGAAGATATTACGAACCGCCATTCCGCCGCCGGAATGACGCTGGAGTCCGTAATTCACGCGGATGAAGGCGGGCGAGTTTTCCGCGTATTCATGCGTGATGCGCTCGATCGTGTCTTCCGGGATTCCCGTGATTTCACTGACTCGCGGCGGCGGGTATTCCTGCAGCCGCGGCTTGAGCTGCTCGAAACCGATCGTGTACCTGTCGATGTAATCCTGATCCTGCAGGTTGTCGCGCACGATGATGTGCATCATGCCGAGAGCAAGCGCGCCGTCCGTACCCGGCATGATGGCGATGTGCTCGTCCGATTGTTCGCCGGTCCTGGTTCGCAGCGGATCGATCGTGACGATTTTCGCGCCGCGGGAACGGGCCTTGAGGATGTACCGCCACAGGTGAATGTTCGATGTGATGATGTTCGAGCCCCAGATCAGGATGTGCTTTGCCTGATCGACCGTTTCGGGATTCGTGCCGACGGATGCGCC encodes:
- a CDS encoding molybdopterin oxidoreductase family protein translates to MKVVRAVCPHDCPDTCAMLVEVDDSGRAVRVRGDSSNPYTHGGLCVKVAHYEKRTYHHDRLLYPMKRTGRKGEGQFARISWDEALDTIASNLKAIAADDPQSILPYSYAGTMGLLQGSSMDRRFFHRMGASLLDRTICSSAGMFGMRYTVGASVGTNPETVDQAKHILIWGSNIITSNIHLWRYILKARSRGAKIVTIDPLRTRTGEQSDEHIAIMPGTDGALALGMMHIIVRDNLQDQDYIDRYTIGFEQLKPRLQEYPPPRVSEITGIPEDTIERITHEYAENSPAFIRVNYGLQRHSGGGMAVRNIFCLPALLGSWRYPGGGAVLSTSGFFKYDNAGLERPDLIQGHPRTINMSQLGEALTNAVPPVRAIIVYNSNPGAVAPNQQRVLAGFKREDLFTVVLEHFQTDTADYADILLPATTQLEHLDIHRSYGHTYSMLNTPAIEAQGESKPNTEIFRLLAARMGFDEPAFRDTDEDLVRQALHGVQGISLEKLEEKGWMSLGIGDAPFAKGGFPTPSGKCEFYSDRLKDLDPLPTYIPPREDRLSNPALAQKFPLALISPPAHHFLNSTFVNLFAQKEIEPTLEIHPLDAQPRNIRGGTPVEIFNDRGSFLAKAAITDRTRRGVVSAPSIWWNKLVPGGRNANSTTSEEVTDIGGGATFYDNLVDVRAAD